A segment of the Solanum lycopersicum chromosome 9, SLM_r2.1 genome:
atgctgaattaggtactaggttggatcttagtaccacatttcaccctcagaccgatggtcagtctgagcgaacgattcaagtgttggaagatatgcttcgtgcatgtgtgatagagtttggtggtcattgggataacttcttacccttagcggagttttcatacaataatagctatcactcgagtattgatatggccccattcgaggcattgtatgagagaagatgtaggtctcccattgggaggtttgatgcatttgaggttagaccttggggtactgaccttctgagagaatcgttacaTAAAGTCAAatgcattcaggaaaagcttctagccgCTTAGAACatgcagaaagaatatgcagatcgaaaggttaaggacttggattttatggagggtgagcaagtcttgctgaagatttcacccatgaaaggggtgatgcggtttggtaagtgaggtaagcttagtccaaggtatattggtccatttgaagttctgaagcgcgtgggggaggtggcgtATGAATTAGCATTGCCTCCACGattgtcaggagtgcacccggtatttcatgtgtctatgccgAAAAGATACCATGTagatgggaactacattattcgttgggattcagttcttcttgatgagaatttgtcttatgagaaagagcctgttgccattttagatagagatgtccgcaagttgagatcaagggagattgcatccgtCAAGGTTCAaaggaagaatcgaccggttgaagagtccacttaagagaaggaggctgatatgcaagaaagatatccacacctttttacagattcaggtactctttctcgcccttgtttttcttcttgtgatcgttcgaggacgaacgatgggtaaattggtatctattgtaacgacctgttt
Coding sequences within it:
- the LOC138338279 gene encoding uncharacterized protein, with the translated sequence MQKEYADRKVKDLDFMEVLKRVGEVAYELALPPRLSGVHPVFHVSMPKRYHVDGNYIIRWDSVLLDENLSYEKEPVAILDRDVRKLRSREIASVKVQRKNRPVEEST